The genomic stretch GTAGCCTCCCCCTACGCCGGCGctgggagagggagatgggCTGGGTCGTCCGCGCTGGGATTGATCGCCCGTGTAGCCTGCGAAGAGGGCGCTGCGCGAGTCGCGCTGGTGGAGAGACGAGGCACCGAATCTATGTTTTTGTAATGTTCGATTGATTAGCTGGATGATCTGGTAATGTAGATTATCTTGGGCGAGACAGCAGGGAGGTAATCGCCGAGCGCGCGCATCGTGGAAAAGTTGCCTTCGCGACAAGATATTCGAATAGGGTAGGTTGAATCGATGACAACTTACCTTTGCGACATGATGGTGATATACGTAGAGTTTACGCAACCGCAGTGGGAAAAGCAGCCAGTGTATAAAAAGGGGGTAAtatgaagagaatgaagtGGGCTATTTGATCGTCACTCCTGCTGAAAAACTAAATGCCCCTTGGAAGAAGTTGAAATATTACATGCAGTCGTTTTTTATGGCTTAGGTGGTCTTGATCCATGTCCACGAAGAGTGGCGTTAGTGATTTTTTAGGGAGGGTACGTACCCAAGCCATTGTGGTGGCGGCTCAACCAACGCTCTACGTGGCTTGAATTGGGCAGGACATTTTTTTCCTGGGGAAGGATTTGAGAACACCCAACCAAGAGAGTTGTTGAAATTTGGCTATGCATAGAAGCTATTTGCCTAAAAACTACTCTTGGCATATTCTCACTTGTTCAACTGCATCGTCTCCAGGGTACGTGCCAGAGCGTGAACAAAAGACAAGGTGACATGAAGCTTAAAGCACTGGTGGGCCACATTACTCGAGTGTGGGGAATGGCGGGATGCTGCACAGGACAAGGCTCCAGAAACGCGAAATGCCAACAGATTGTTGATGGCCTCAGTGGCAGCATGTGCGTGCAATTTTCAGCTACCTATCTCCGTTCCCCCAAACACCGCATGGTATATAACACGTCCCAAATATGTAGCAAATAGCGGCCTATCGTGGTTACATGACCCCAGCTTAAATACCCAGATCAATCCCGCTCTGAGCTCCCCGCCTACCTGCGCGGTGAAAAATCCTGGTGAATCCATAAACATAAAATCATAGACCGAATGGCGACTCGATTGAGCCAGAGAATCAGAGGGATGATATCTTAGCCCTCCATCTCGGTGTCCTCGGTGGGAGGGTGGaagtcctcgtcgtcttcctcgtcctcgtcatcgtccatGGGAGTCTGCTCAGCAGCCCTGGCGTAGTCAATCTGGGCACCGCGAGTGCGACGTCCGCCTTCAACAATGTTGTTCAGATCAATCTCCTCCAGtccatcctcatctgcgTAAAAAAGGTTAGGCAATCAAATCTCCCTTGGGATGAAATAGTAGAGAGGTGGTAGATGTTTACCTGGTTCAGCATTCTGCCCAAGCGTGTTAGGTTAGCGACCTGATAATGCAAACAACGATGGCATGAACTGGATTGTTCATCGACTTACATCCTCTTCAagctcatcctcgtcatcatcctcgtcgtcgtcgtcgtcctcatccatGGCGACGGCGTGGGGAACATCATCCTGAGTAGCCtttcccttgcccttgctcTCAGCAAAGGAATCCTCAGTGTGAGGGTTGGTGGCTCCAGTTCCGTCAGACATTTTTGAGCACAGGTGTTTCTGCGAGAGTGTGTTGGTAAGAAAGAAGCTTGGGAAATGGCTGTGAGACGAATTGGTATGAGGAGGGTGAACGGTGAGTGCCTTGGTAAGTATAAGTAGGAGAGAGTGAACCTGAAGTGGACCGGGTTCTGCTCCAAGCTGTTTTTTGGATTGAGGAACCAGCCAATGGAAAGGCGCATCTGAGTGCGTAGTAATCAGGCTAGTCCATTTAAGCACTAGCAGGCATTGATGCTGTCTGTATCCGCCAGTCACGTGCATTTATCTGGATCAAGATCTGAGGTTGCTGGGCAGAAAGACATGGGTGATACAGGCACGGAGTGGGTAGGCAGGGCAATTGCTGCTGGGTGGCTGGAGAGTGAATGAATTACGAAATGCGACGACAGTATGGAGTGTTCTAGCATCTACTAGGGAGGCAAGGAGGCGACAGATACGACAGACACAATACTGTGTTTACTTTGGCTGCTTTGGGCTCTGACAGGTAAGGACAGCGTCCCAGGTATACTGAGAATAGCTGACAGGAGCACATTTTCTGTTAATGGCCCGCAAACCAAGGATTTTATTGCTTGAATTAATGGTAATGTGCGCGTCAATTGGCGACTCTATTTctcgcctcctcctccactcATTGCGAGGAACACCACAATGCCAATCATCCACCAATACCTGTGCATGGTTAGACCCATAAGTCGTTCCGGAGAGGGGAAATACGACGTACTTTTGTAGGAatgtcttctcctcttcctcaaccttcttgccctctggCGACAGAACGACTGGCTTGTTGAGCTCCGGTTGCTTGCCCTTGAGCGCCGGCAGCACCACAGCCTGCGGCCCAAAGTCTCTCGTCTGGCCCGCATCAATCCTTACTCCCTTCAGCGCTGCGCTCAGGACCTCTCCATTCTCATCGATGGACAGTATCAGATTGGGAGAGAAGCCCTTGCCGAAGTTGTCCACCGAAGCAACAGTCGTGCCAGATATCCAGCTCGAAGATTTTGGGTCGTACAGCCCTACGCGGACCAGCTGTGTAGACTCTGGAATTTCAGGAGCTTCgtaggagatgatggaggaggatgTGGTAAGGCTGGGATCGTATGCGAGCTCTGCAAGGAGGGTCGGCGACTCGGAGTTTTCGACGGGCTGGATATAGATGTGTGCGGTGTGGAAGTTGGCCTGGACAAGGGCCGCGGCGCACAAGGCCGACAAGAAAGCTATGCCGCGCATGATATCTGCACAGATGAGTTGCAGCTTGAAGCGAAAGGCGGAGAGATCGGATTGCTGAAGCTTAAGCTGAGGTCGGCTCAGGGACCGTACAATGTCCTTAGCTGGCCTTGATTGCGATAAGGTAACGCCGCAGTGGAGCTTTGCAAGGTACCTCGCTCAGTACCGAATACGGCGAGGTACCtggcagatggagattggTGGGCTTCTCCAGCACGTGCCGCGGTCCCAATACTGGGACGTCATACAGCATCTAGAATGCAGATTCCATCTACAAAGCAGTACGGACCGGCCAAGGAAGCACCTGCCTCTatcattttcttttgctaCATGTCATCTTTGTCCCAACAATGAGGTTCCAGCGTGTGGCAAAGAAGGCAACCTGTTGCACGAAACCCCTTCCGTGCTACTAGCGAGAATGCTACGCCAGCAGAACAACCCTAAGCTGTTCATGGCTGGCTCAACAGCTACAAACACACACCCACGAGAAGGACGCATCACGATTTGCCCCAGCATCCCAGCCATCAGCCAGCAGGGCGGTCGGCATCCCGTGTTTACCGCCTCAAAAACATGGGACATCCCTTCAGTTGTGATCATGGGGCAATGGCCCCCGGCCTCTTCTCGTCATCCTGCCAAGTGGCTGCATGCACACGCCCCTTCAGCTTGCGTTCGCGGCCAAGATGGCTTGGCCTAGAGCCAATAATGTGTGCCAAATGGTGTGCCATCACTGCCATCTCGTCGCACCATATCCATGAACTGCTCTATCGGGCTGCAATGAGCGCCCCCAGGATTCACCCTAACCTGCCCTGCATATATGGGAAGGCTTTCTGCGGATTCGTGGGCTGAATCTTCGCTGGAAAGACGGTAGCAGTTGGAATCACATTGTTCACGAAGTAAGCAAGATCGCGACATTCTACACCGCAGAGGGACATCGACACCCCCTACGCCTGGACTGCCGAGGTGGTTCTGTGGCCAACAAGTGTGGTCGGGAACAGGAATGCGCTCATGACCCGTAATCTCCCGCTTCGTTTGGAGCTGATTTGTGGCTGGTAAGTGCTGGTCTAAGGCTGGGGAGTTTGATCCCGTCCCGCCTCTCTTCCATAGAGAGATGATCGTGAGGATCAAATCTGCATAGACTCGCTCGGGATCGCTATTGTTGTACCAATGCACTAGCGCTCCACAGTTGGACAAAGTTACAaaaaagtgaagagaaaTGACGTTACTTGTGAAGTTTTTCGATTGGCAAAGATATCTTGATGGTATATTGATATGGATGCTATGAAAAGTACATATTCTGTTGTCATCAGCTACCTATTTGAAGAAGCAATGGCGACAATAAATACAACAACACGATATATATCCGCATATATGGAAAACCAAGTGAAAACAAACAACACGAAACTTGCGAAAAGATTCACCCTTGCTACACAGCCTCTGCCTTTTCAGAACACATGAGCCTCGCTGTATGAGAAGCTGCTATGGTCTCCAATATTCTCTATAACCCTCCGTCTAGATAATCCCGAGCGAGGCATGTTGAGGCGTACATGTCTATGACGGCGGGCAAAACGCGAAGAAAGACTGTGGCCGAGTCTTGAATGATCCCCCCCCAAAGCTATCAGAGTGATGAATGTTGCCATTAACGTCTGTGACAAATATTTATGCCTCCATTTCGGCTGGCTGAAAAGGCGAAGCACGCAGTACCAGTGTATAAGCGTTGTTGTCGCAACCAGTATCAGGAACATCTCGCAGGGATGCCCTCGATTTCCGAGCCAAAGCAAGTGCTTTTGATTCTGCAGCGCAACAGCGTTGCATATCTATCGTCATCTTAGCTCAGAGCGGTGGAAAAGGTTGGAGATGCCTGTTCCTACTGGATATATCCTCCAACATCCCCCATTCTCAGATGCTCTCTTGACTTGCTCTGGGATGATGTTCAGAATCGCTGTTAACCCCCAAGCAGCCACGGTATGGTATATATAATGTTTGTGATTCTCGTCGTCTGTCGTATGCTCAACTGCTGCATGGACTTCTGGCGCCCTCTGTTTCTGCTCTGTGGCCGCTGGGTACGAGATGTCTGTCTCATGGCGTTCAAACATAGGCCTAAAAAACGTATCGAAAGTGGGCTTTATACTAAGGCTGGAGTCTTTTTCTCATTGAAAGATGATAGAAGATATATCGTACGAAACTTTGGTAATGTGCATTGAGTGtcgcaaagaagaaaaagaagaggctaaCGCATTTCCTTAATCACCAGGCCTCCATACGAATACAAAACAAGTGCAAGATTGTTTGGGGGCCTTGCTGGAATACCCCTCATTTCCCGTAGGATTCAGAGCCAACCAACTCGGCCATGGGAGTGAGGCGATCATCCTGAGGTCTCAGCCACCACGCTACGTCTAGTTGCCTTACACCctttcttccatcatcttgacCGCGTACCATGCTTGTTCATTTCCAACTTACTTCATCATGGGGGGCGTCCAACTTATTTCAGGAGGCTGGGAAAGTAATGCGAGACGAACTGCTTTGGGATAACCCCCATCCAACTCGCCCTCCAACCCGCCATCGACAAACCCGCCATCAAGATTCCCGCCTACCAGACACCCGACTACAAGACACCCGCCCTCAAGACAGCACCCCTCCCCCGTCTCTCCGCTCTCGGGCTTTAAGCTGGCAACGAAGTCATCTCGATACCTGACCCGTTTTCAATCTCTCGTTATCAAcgtctccttttctttttacttccACCTTTCTCAAAACCTTCTTCATACATGTACCCGAAAGAGtgtcctccatcttccatctgACCTCGCTTCCTTACTTGCATCTTTTTATCAATACTCTTATTCATATCTTCCCTGAGCTACTTCACGTATAATATTTCATCCTTTGGGTTCGTTGTGTTTCACCTTCCATCATTTGTTTGTGTCAAAAGTAGCATATTTTGCATCGCCTTTGTGATATCTCTTCAACCTTCTCATCTCTTGCAACTTTCTTTGGTCTTCAGTCTGCGATCCTTTTCGAAGTAGCAGTCAAAACGGGATAGCTTGATCAGTATCTGCGATGGTCTTTAAACAATGGTTATTGCAGATCAATATTTCTCTTTCGGCGTTGGTCCTCCTACCAGGAAGTCAACAAAAGTATCTTTCCTGGGCGCCAGCGGCAACATTTGCGTAAGTCATCATCGCCTCGTTTTTTCTGACTCCATCACCTATCTAATTCCTACGCAATCAATAGGATACTGGCCGCGTGGGGTCTAACTGGAGTTTGTCTCGCTTTTCTTCACAAGCGGTATCTTCTAGAGTGAGTTTGTCTGTGTGCCTATTACTATTTACATAACCCTGGAACGGAAAATAGCGATAGGTTGCCTAATCTTTACTGCAGAAATCCTCGGCTGGCGATTTATTTGACCTTACAAGTGTGGTTACCATTTTTGATGGTACTACAGCCGTCACTTGCAGAAGCCGTCCTGCTTTTGCCTCTCTCAATCACAGCCGCCATGATATACCTAGCAGCACCGCGGGGCAATCAAGCCTTAGACAATTTGCAGCTTCCCATTCCAGTTCCTGGGCCGCGGAGCCTACGATACCACCGGCACTCCCGAGCCACTCTCCCACCAAGCGGCCAAAATTTTTGAAGGATCAAAAATTCTTCTATCTCTACAACCACTATACAGACGAAATTCATCATTATTATGATGATAGAATTGAAAAATTCGCACACCAACTGTTTATACGGAGCGAATTCCTGCTTCAATTCATCCAAGATATGACCAACTCTCTGGTTAAGGGTATATATGCCGGGTTTGTTATGGTTGAAAGCAAGTGCATAGAAGTTGACAAAGAACAAGCCTCGCATGACGAGTCGAAGTTTGCTCCAAATAACAGCAATATGCACAGTCTAATTGCGCTGCAGAGCACCCTACTCCACGAACACCATGACTTTTTTCTTGCAAGCCAGCACCCTTCAGCAAACCCCGCACCGCGGCGCCTGGCATAGAAATATGCAATGCCAGCTCGCATGTGGCGCCACGGCATACATACGtttcttgagctgctccGCCATAGCATGCCTTATTACATGGAGCATATGCTTGCCTTCATCTACCTTGCATACACTATGATGGCTCTCTTATATGAGACTGTTCCAGCTCTTGAAGACACTTGGATTGAGTGCCTAGGAGACCTGGGTAGTTACAGGATGGCGATTGAGGATGACGATATTCGAGACTGAGGGTTCTGGTCATACGTTTCTCGACTATGGTACTATACGGCGGCTGGGCACGATGCTCTTCGTTGATGAAAGGCCTAGGCCGCCGTCCCTTGAACCTGGTATTACAAGGCCTCCATCCGTGGGCCGGCTGTAACACCACCTAGCTATACTGGCGCGGCCAAATGCTATGCAGCAACTATTCTACTACCGAAAGGCGTCAGTTTGTCAACCTCACCACCTAAGATACGTATCCAATAGATACGGTCGTCGCCAATCCTCTGAATTACTGCGACCGTTCGTCACCGGTTCAGGCTGGCCCGACGCCGCCTTTCTACCCGAGCATGGCCTCCAGTATATCACGTACTTGAAGCAGTATTAATCAACACTCTATACACGCTCTATAACAGCCATTAATATCGATAACAGTCAACCTACTAGCTGCTTCACCTTTAGCCACAGCTCGCCGCTCTCGTGGACAATGCATACGAACGATATGAGGATCTGAAGATTTATCGCACATTATACCTTGTCCTTATGGACGCTTTCTACACGTCACCGGGCAATCCCATACCATCGTCCTGACGCTTTACATTTACCTTTGAGTTAGAATCGCAGGTTTGTTGGGCCATGCTGGCAGAGAAAACCAACCTTACTGGAGTTGGCTACGGATTTAACCTCGTTAGCCAAATCGATTCCGCTATTATGATGGAACGAAGCGAAGCCTCAACCATTCCCAGAGGACTATGCTTTATGTGGCCTATTATCAACTCGAGAGGCTCTAAGGCGGTCATTTTGATGGCAACACGCcgttgacgacgatgagaaGATGTTGGAACTGCCATCGCTGCTTCAATCCGCAAAGAGCGTCCATGGCTAGCTTGCCTAAGTAACGCTTAGATTCGACTCTTAGCTGGCTCTACATTGAATCATAGCCACTGGTGAATATACCGGCGAAAACTCTTCCTGGAGGCCTCGGCCATTTTTTTGCCTCGTGAGATAGGCACCGCATACTTGTTTATATTACGATACTAGGGCGCCTCTCATCAACATGGCATGTCCTTGAACAACTGAAAGCCGCGTCATCACATATCGCATGGCTTCCCTACGATACCGAACCGCAATATTTCCCTGACGACTTGCTTACTAACGCTTTATACCTCTATGTATCACGAGGAGCATGGGACAAACTCTTCACAACATGCACATCGTCGATTATAGAACACGATGATTCAAAATCATCGTCTTTACGAATATTGCATAGCATAGCGCTGCTATTGTTGAGCGCATCCTTTCTGCACAAAGATGCATTACATACCATAAAGATAaagaaccttttttttttttttttttaacacTGGCTTCAGAAATTCTCTTAGAAATTCTGACATCTTTTCACGGCGTTTGGGATTAGCTATTGAAATGCTTTTACATCAATTGAGGGATACGCAGCTTAGAGCTGCATCTCATAACTTGGCCGGCTGTTTACTTCTTCCCCTGCTATGAAGAATTTGCAAAAAGTACATAAAAGACTTTAAATTGTATATAGATTTTTCAGTACATACCTCATTGAGGATAATCGATTTGTATTTAGCACAGAGCTTGAATAGCGTGTCAAAGAATTCGATTACATTACACTTTTGGATGCTAGTATGACAGCCAATATGATGTCAAATGGGAACAAAACAACGGAGAATCGAGAACTTAGCAAACGTCAAGGAGCAAGTGTGTAAGATTGCCAACTCTTTTCAATGATAAGTAGGTATGTTTCCAAAATGCATCAACCTACTGCCCATTGAACGCATATTCCCTCAAGTACCTCGAACAACACCTTTTGACGTAATCTCTGCCCAACCATCTACAGTAGGAATGCATCATGCACTAATGCCCAAGCATTTATGCTGCTATAACTCGGCGGGCGAGACGTACAAATAAGGTGAAACTCAGAAGAGCAGGTAGGTATCTTTGATCAAAGCAATACAGTATGACAAAGTGAGCAAGTTCTACTGTCATATGAGCGAGACTAGattagttttttttggctATAATTTGCTAGTAGAAACATTGAGGGTGAGCCCTACaatgaaataaaagaatGTTCTCCCACAACTATCCAGAGTGAATACCGCCTGAATAGCATCACTCAATATATACAATGGCTGAAATATACCGTATCCCGCACTGTGCCGGTGATGTGCGTATCGGCTTTGCTGTCCCTGCGTACTGATTTAGGAAAATCCTCCTCTATCCGAGACCTTTAGACTGCGGACGAATGCTTTCCATTTCCATGGGTATgatcaaagaaaagacaagcgGAAGCATACACATCGATTACTACTGGTAAAATTCCAAGAAAGACCACAATTGGGTCTCGAACGAGTGTTGCGATAGGTAGAAGCGTGGTAAATGTAGCGACGATAATTCCAGGTACAAACCTCTCTTTCCACCGCCGCTGATAGAAAAGGCTAAAAATGCAGCTCCAATGTACGCAAGTTAAGATTGCGACCATCAGGAGACACATTTCATTTAGATATTGCTGTTTCATGAATAGCGATAAGAGTACGTGTTCCTGGAATTCCCATCCTTTACATATCTGTGGTCCTCTGTGTTAGCCATGAAATTTTGCAACAAATATGCAGGATGGCCTGACTTACAGAATATGCCGTCCAGCATGACCTATTTTCGGACCCCTTGCGAAAGAGAGTGGCAGCAGTGTTTAATACTGTTGTGGCACTACACGCTGCGAAAATATTGTATGCGGATATTGAGTCACTACAACTCCTGATATCGTCAAGATGGAGATCGTATGTCCATAGCGGTTCGTGGATAGGCAAAGGTTGAAAAGTCGACGTTGTCTTTTCGGTCCGCATTCAGGTAGGTGCTCTTCCGTTCGCATCAATCTGAAATCACGACTGTATTAATATCTGGTTTGCTGAGTGTTATGGAGGTTTCATGAAAATGGGCATAATACATTAACTGTGATGTTTCGGCATAAGAAACGAAATCTGAGAGTTTTTGCGACTGGGTGTATTCTGAGCAGGCAAGAGTCGGCTGAGATTCTCTCAAGAGTTTAAAAAATCACAAAGAGATGCTATTTTATGTTGCTATTTGATTCGAAATCGGCATAGGAAAAAAGTAGGAGAGGAGTGGACGCGTTAAAAAGATCTTTCATCGGTAACGCACTTTCTAGCCCCTCGCCGAAGAACGGACATGGCCAATTACTGCCAGCCACACATTTCCAGCCAATTGTCACATGCAATCCAACGCGGCTGAAGAGGCCTCCAATCTATCTCATTCATGCATTAGGCAGACTCGAAGGCTTCTTCCATGAATTGACGATAAGCCTTGGCTGAATTTCCAGTCCGATAGGACTGTTACGCGAAACCTGCAGGAAGACATGGGAAGCATAGGTGGGTAGAGCGTCACCGAAACTTCGCCACCAGCCTAGGATAGTCGCATTGTATCAGAAGTactgttttattttaagaTTAAGTAAGTTTGATCACTGCATGAAAGTTTGTCCCTTTACAATTAAATACATGATTGTCATGAAATGACTTGCTACACGTACACAAGAAGGGAAGCGTAGATATATTCTTATAGCTATCAATTCAAATTAGAGGTTATCCTGATAATATTACCCTTCTGCAAAGCATACCCTTTGTGTTCAGTACTATGGTTTGCCAATGTTTACTTCTGTTTCAGCTGTCAACAATCCTGTGGCGGTGGCGGAGCTTGGCGAGGCTCTGTCGTGACGGCCGCGTAGCACGCTGCATTTGCAGTATCCCTTGCAGAAAGATCAATTGATAGGCACAGAGCGTCTTGAACAACAAGCGTAAAATAAAGCCCATGGGCAAGGCACAATCGAGAGGCAGCCTGTTTACGTCATGTGAGGGCAGCGTCCCTTGTTCGGTGAAGACAGCTCTCGATTCGAAAATGAAGCTTCCAACTTCCCTCCTTTGGGGAACCATCTCCCACCCTCTCTAGTTTGCTCTCCTACCTTCTCTAACTCTTTTCCCAACACCACTGCACTCAAACTTTTTGtttctacttttttttcccctttggcATCTCCCTCAGTGACAACCTTTCTTACTTTCTGTTAATGGCTGTTTACACCTTGTGACTTTGGTTAGATCACAGCGCCCACTCTATCTACGACCTTGATAGATATAGACTTTGCCAATAAACTGATATTTTCTCGCCTTATTCCCCTGGTCTTGTCTTTTGATCGATCTGGATAAGCGGTCGTTTGGTATTCCTCCGCCAATACTTCCTTCGAATGCCCTGCTCGAATATCTGTGGAATTTAGCTGTCCAATTCTCTCCCGAATCCGATATCACACAGCATACTTGGATATCAATTCATCAAAGAACGGCCGGGCGTATCTTGCAACTCTCAGTAGCGAAAGCATCGCCTTGATTCGCAACGTGTGATCTACGCTGGATGTGGTGGTGGATGATATCGGTCTCGCCGTCGACAATGCAAAGATGGCTGCTCCAAGCCAACATTTGCCTCTCTCTGTTGATTCTCTTGTCGGGAAGCCAACAGGATAAGGTCTCTTGGGCTCCGCCAATGACATTAGTGTGCGTTCTTTTCCACTTTACTTTCCTCATCTCTTTCATCCTTATACTTACAAAGCTCTTGGGATACATGGCTCATCTATGGCATAGGATGCTGCTCTCTTGGGGCTTAACAGGAGCATCGCTCATTTTATTCCACGGGGCAAGACTACTGGAGTGAGACCATCTTAATATCCCAATAGTCTACCTTATCTATGCATATGCCTAACCCCGATGGAATGTAGGAATCGCCCACGGATGATCCTATATCCTCTCCCGTTTTGGATACCGTTTATGATAGCGCTGCAAACAAGCCTCGCAGAAGCCATCTTGATTCTGCCACTATCAACTACGGCGGCAATGCTATATTTGACGACGCGCCACAGTCGGCCAGAAAATGAGACACCCAGACTTCCGGGTCCCGTCACCGAATCTGGCCGCCGGAGGCTACGACGATTCCGTCGGCGTCGGCCACGGCACTAGAGTCAGACATTTCAGCAATATTCCGACTTAAAATCGAGAAGCCTCAAGGTTTCATTGATTGTTCATATGAATATACTAATGGCTGTATATTCGTAAGTTATATTTACAATGTTGGACTTGATTTATTTCCCTCGCGGGCGATTATGGCAAGCTTTGTCCATGGTATAAGTCGTAGATACCTAGGCACAgcggtttcttttttctttttctttttctttttctttttgtaaGGGCGGCTTGACTTCTATTTGTCCCAGTATAATGGGTGGTCAAAAGCCGGTCTCGGAGCGTAGTCTACGATATCAAACGTAGAACGCGTGGAGGTTGAACTAAAAGGCTTGATTCTCTCTACCTAAACTAAGGGGGGGTGTAGTGGTTTTGGTCCTCTACACTCTACAGGAACTCGGGATCTCTTGCCTTCCAGGCATGTCATAGGAGGGCTGTCCCCCAAGACCTACTGTTGATTAAGGCCACACGGCCATGAATTTTCTATCATGTTGAGATaatagatatatataaacataaatttttatttaaatatgATCACGCTCTACTAGACAGGTGTATTGCAATACCTACTacttacctacctaggtacctatgtATCCAGCAGTTTTCAACGCCCAACACCAAAATACAAAGTTCAATATACACCAAGTGATCAAAACTAGAAATTTGACCAATTGCCATTCAGTATCTCATTCGTAGTTAATGACGGTGATAGtttattgttgttgttttccACTGAAGAAGTAAGTTTAAAAGTGACATGTAC from Trichoderma atroviride chromosome 3, complete sequence encodes the following:
- a CDS encoding uncharacterized protein (EggNog:ENOG41) is translated as MSDGTGATNPHTEDSFAESKGKGKATQDDVPHAVAMDEDDDDDEDDDEDELEEDNAEPDEDGLEEIDLNNIVEGGRRTRGAQIDYARAAEQTPMDDDEDEEDDEDFHPPTEDTEMEG
- a CDS encoding uncharacterized protein (EggNog:ENOG41~SECRETED:SignalP(1-18)~TransMembrane:1 (n3-13c18/19o170-187i)): MRGIAFLSALCAAALVQANFHTAHIYIQPVENSESPTLLAELAYDPSLTTSSSIISYEAPEIPESTQLVRVGLYDPKSSSWISGTTVASVDNFGKGFSPNLILSIDENGEVLSAALKGVRIDAGQTRDFGPQAVVLPALKGKQPELNKPVVLSPEGKKVEEEEKTFLQKYWWMIGIVVFLAMSGGGGEK
- a CDS encoding uncharacterized protein (EggNog:ENOG41), which encodes MVIADQYFSFGVGPPTRKSTKVSFLGASGNICDTGRVGSNWSLSRFSSQAVSSRKSSAGDLFDLTSVVTIFDGTTAVTCRSRPAFASLNHSRHDIPSSTAGQSSLRQFAASHSSSWAAEPTIPPALPSHSPTKRPKFLKDQKFFYLYNHYTDEIHHYYDDRIEKFAHQLFIRSEFLLQFIQDMTNSLVKGIYAGFVMVESKCIEVDKEQASHDESKFAPNNSNMHSLIALQSTLLHEHHDFFLASQHPSANPAPRRLA
- a CDS encoding uncharacterized protein (EggNog:ENOG41~TransMembrane:3 (n10-18c23/24o33-50i62-78o84-101i)~SECRETED:SignalP(1-23)), yielding MQRWLLQANICLSLLILLSGSQQDKVSWAPPMTLVMLLSWGLTGASLILFHGARLLENRPRMILYPLPFWIPFMIALQTSLAEAILILPLSTTAAMLYLTTRHSRPENETPRLPGPVTESGRRRLRRFRRRRPRH